From Mytilus trossulus isolate FHL-02 unplaced genomic scaffold, PNRI_Mtr1.1.1.hap1 h1tg000103l__unscaffolded, whole genome shotgun sequence, one genomic window encodes:
- the LOC134699996 gene encoding uncharacterized protein LOC134699996, with protein sequence MPTNGWGGMRQVDQVTGIAVGDDIERIRLTRNELQHSKEFELGDTRFVELCNILTDLLKRFDLLNKPARLYTDQLNEIMAKTMSAQEVQSIENEILGMDITVEIVNPMKVQP encoded by the exons atgccAACTAATGGATGGGGAGGGATGAGGCAAGTTGATCAGGTTACAGGCATAGCTGTTGGAGATGATATTGAGCGCATAAGACTGACAAGGAATGAACTACAACACTCAAAAGAATTTGAACTTGGAGATACACGTTTTGTTGAGTTGTGTAACATATTAACTGATCTTTTAAAACGGTTTGATCTACTTAACAAACCAGCAAGACTTTATACAGATCAACTTAATGAAATTATGGCTAAAACTATGTCTGCTCAGGAAGTTCaatcaattgaaaatgaaatattag gaatGGATATTACAGTTGAAATAGTGAACCCGATGAAAGTTCAACCTTAA